The following proteins come from a genomic window of Mustela nigripes isolate SB6536 unplaced genomic scaffold, MUSNIG.SB6536 HiC_scaffold_76, whole genome shotgun sequence:
- the LOC132008225 gene encoding MAP kinase-activating death domain protein isoform X8 yields MVQKKKLCPRLLDYLVIVGARHPSSDSVAQTPELLRRYPLEDHSEFPLPPDVVFFCQPEGCLSVRQRRMSLRDDTSFVFTLTDKDTGVTRYGICVNFYRSFQKRMPKEKGEGGAGSRGKEGPRATCASEEVGTETSETGLSLQPPSADPAPDVNQSPRVKPRAKAGSRSRNSTLTSLCVLSHYPFFSTFRECLYTLKRLVDCCSERLLGKKLGIPRGIQRDTMWRIFTGSLLVEEKSSALLHDLREIEAWIYRLLRSPVPVSGQKRVDIEVLPQELQQALTFALPDPSRFTLVDFPLHLPLELLGVDACLQVLTCILLEHKVVLQSRDYNALSMSVMAFVAMIYPLEYMFPVIPLLPTCMASAEQLLLAPTPYIIGVPASFFLYKLDFKMPDDVWLVDLDSNRVIAPTNAEVLPTLPEPESLELKKHLKQALASMSLNTQPILNLEKFHEGQEIPLLLGRPSNDLQSTPSTEFNPLIYGNDVDSVDVATRVAMVRFFNSPNVLQGFQMHTRTLRLFPRPVVAFQAGSFLASRPRQTPFAEKLARTQAVEYFGEWILNPTNYAFQRIHNNMFDPALIGDKPKWYAHQLQPIHYRVYDSNSQLAEALSVPPERDSDSEPTDDSGSDSMDYDDSSSSYSSLGDFVSEMMKCDINGDTPNVDPLTHAALGDASEVKIDELQNQKESEEVGPESKNSQENPPLRSSSSITASSSPSTVIHGANAEPADSTEVDDKAAVGVSKPLSAVPSSMGKSNTDRHQTEIGEGSVRRRTYDNPYFEPQYGLPPEEDDDEQGESYTPRFSQHVNGNRAQKLLRPNSLKLASDSEAESDSRASSPTSTISNNSTEGFGGIMSFASSLYRNHSTSFSLSNLTLPTKGAREKTTPFPSLKGNRRALVDQKSSVIKHSPTVKREPPSPQGRSSNSSENQQFLKEVVHSVLDGQGVGWLNMKKVRRLLESEQLRVFVLSKLNRSVQSEDDARQDAIPDVEVSRKVYKGMLDLLKCTVLSLEQSYAHAGLGGMASIFGLLEIAQTHYYSKEPDKRKKSPTESVNTPVGKDPGLSGRGDPKAMAQLRVPQLGPRAPSAAGKGPRELDTRSLKEENFVASVELWNKHQEVKKQKALEKQRPEVIKSVFETEEKKSQISADSGVSLTSGSQRTDPDSVIGVSPAVMIRSSSQDSEVSNSSGETLGADSDLSSNAGDGPGGEGSAHLASSRGTLSDSEIETNSATSTIFGKAHSLKPSVKEKLVGSPVRSSEDVSQRVYLYEGLLGRDKGSMWDQLEDAAMETFSISKERSTLWDQMQFWEDAFLDAVMLEREGMGMDQGPQEMIDRYLSLGEHDRKRLEDDEDRLLATLLHNLISYMLLMKVNKNDIRKKVRRLMGKSHIGLVYSQQINEVLDQLANLNGRDLAIRSSGSRHMKKQTFVVHAGTDTNGDIFFMEVCDDCVVLRSNIGTVYERWWYEKLINMTYCPKTKVLCLWRRNGSETQLNKFYTKKCRELYYCVKDSMERAAARQQSIKPGPELGGEFPVQDMKTGEGGLLQVTLEGINLKFMHSQVFIELNHIKKCNTVRGVFVLEEFVPEIKEVVSHKYKTPMAHEICYSVLCLFSYVAAVRSREEDLRTPPRPVSS; encoded by the exons ATGGTGCAAAAGAAGAAGCTCTGTCCTCGGTTACTTGATTATCTAGTGATCGTAGGGGCCAG GCACCCGAGCAGTGATAGTGTGGCCCAGACTCCTGAATTACTACGGCGGTACCCCTTGGAGGACCACTCCGAGTTTCCCCTGCCCCCAGATGTAGTGTTCTTCTGCCAGCCTGAGGGCTGTCTGAGTGTGCGTCAGCGGCGCATGAGTCTGCGGGATGACACTTCTTTCGTCTTCACCCTCACTGACAAGGACACTGGAGTCACTCGTTATGGCATCTGTGTTAACTTCTACCGCTCCTTCCAGAAGCGTATGCctaaagaaaagggggaaggTGGGGCAGGGTCACGTGGGAAGGAAGGACCCCGTGCCACTTGTGCATCAGAAGAGGTTGGCACTGAGACCTCAGAGACCGGCCTGTCCTTGCAACCCCCCAGTGCTGACCCCGCCCCCGATGTGAATCAGTCTCCTCGGGTCAAACCCCGGGCCAAGGCAGGGAGCCGTTCACGCAATAGTACTCTGACATCCCTGTGTGTGCTCAGCCACTATCCCTTCTTCTCCACCTTCCGAGAATGTCTGTACACCCTCAAACGTCTTGTGGACTGCTGCAGCGAGCGGCTGCTGGGCAAGAAACTGGGCATCCCTCGAGGCATACAAAG GGACACTATGTGGCGCATCTTTACTGGATCATTGCTAGTGGAGGAGAAGTCAAGTGCCCTTCTTCATGACCTTCGAGAGATTGAGGCCTGGATCTATCGATTGCTTCGTTCCCCAGTGCCCGTCTCTGGGCAGAAGCGAGTAGACATTGAGGTCCTACCCCAGGAGCTCCAACAAGCTCTGACCTTTGCTCTTCCAGACCCTTCTCGATTCACCCTGGTGGATTTCCCACTGCACCTTCCCTTGGAACTTCTGGGTGTGGATGCCTGTCTTCAGGTGCTAACCTGCATCCTCTTAGAGCACAAG GTGGTGCTACAGTCCCGAGACTACAATGCCCTCTCCATGTCTGTGATGGCATTTGTGGCGATGATCTACCCACTGGAGTATATGTTTCCTGTAATCCCACTGCTGCCCACCTGCATGGCATCGGCAGAACAG CTGCTGTTGGCTCCAACTCCATACATCATCGGGGTCCCTGCCAGCTTCTTCCTCTACAAGCTGGACTTCAAAATGCCTGATGACGTATGGCTGGTGGATCTGGACAGCAATAGG GTGATTGCCCCCACCAATGCAGAGGTGCTCCCAACCCTGCCAGAGCCAGAATCATTAGAGCTGAAGAAGCATCTGAAGCAG GCCCTTGCCAGCATGAGTCTCAACACCCAGCCCATCCTCAATCTGGAAAAATTCCACGAAGGCCAAGAGATCCCCCTTCTCTTGGGAAGGCCTTCTAACGACCTGCAGTCCACACCTTCCACTGAATTCAACCCACTCATCTATGGCAATGATGTGGATTCTGTGGATGTTGCAACGAG AGTGGCCATGGTCCGTTTCTTCAACTCCCCCAACGTGCTGCAGGGCTTCCAGATGCACACACGTACCCTGCGTCTCTTCCCTCGGCCCGTGGTAGCTTTTCAAGCTGGCTCCTTTCTAGCCTCACGTCCCCGGCAGACTCCTTTTGCAGAGAAGCTGGCCAGAACTCAGGCCGTGGAGTACTTCGGAGAATGGATCCTGAACCCCACCAACTACGCCTTCCAGCGAATCCACAACA ACATGTTTGATCCAGCCCTGATTGGTGACAAGCCGAAGTGGTATGCCCATCAGCTACAGCCCATCCATTATCGAGTCTATGATAGCAACTCCCAGCTGGCCGAGGCACTGAGCGTGCCCCCAGAGCGCGactctgactctgagcccactGATGACAG TGGCAGCGATAGTATGGATTATGATGACTCAAGCTCTTCTTACTCCTCCCTTGGTGACTTTGTCAGTGAAATGATGAAGTGTGACATCAATGGTGATACTCCCA ATGTGGATCCGTTGACGCATGCAGCGCTGGGGGATGCCAGCGAGGTGAAGATCGATGAGCTGCAGAACCAGAAGGAATCTGAGGAAGTGGGCCCGGAAAGCAAGAACTCTCAGGAAAACCCGCCGCTGCGCTCCAGCTCCAGCATCACCGCCAGCAGTAGCCCCAGCACCGTCATCCATGGAGCTAATGCT GAACCTGCCGATTCAACGGAGGTGGACGATAAGGCAGCAGTAGGCGTCTCCAAGCCCCTCTCTGCCGTGCCTTCCAGCATGGGCAAATCGAACACGGACAGGCACCAGACAGAAATCGGAGAGGGGTCAGTGCGCCGGCGAACCTATGACAATCCATACTTCGAGCCCCAGTATGGCCTTCCCCCTGAGGAAGATGATGATGAGCAGGGGGAAAGTTACACTCCCCGATTCAGCCAACATGTCAATGGCAATCG GGCTCAAAAGCTGCTGCGGCCCAACAGCTTGAAACTGGCAAGCGACTCTGAGGCAGAGTCCGACTCTCGCGCAAGTTCACCCACCTCCACCATCTCCAACAACAGCACCGAGGGCTTCGGGGGCATCATGTCTTTTGCCA GCAGCCTATATCGAAACCACAGTACGAGCTTCAGTCTTTCAAACCTCACACTGCCCACCAAAGGTGCGCGAGAGAAGACCACACCCTTCCCCAGTCTGAAAG GAAACAGGAGGGCCTTAGTGGACCAGAAGTCATCTGTTATTAAACACAGCCCAACAGTGAAAAGAGAGCCTCCATCACCTCAGGGTCGATCCAGCAATTCTAG TGAGAACCAGCAGTTCCTGAAGGAGGTGGTCCACAGCGTGCTGGATGGCCAGGGCGTTGGCTGGCTCAACATGAAAAAGGTGCGTCGGCTACTGGAGAGCGAGCAGCTGCGAGTCTTTGTCCTGAGCAAGCTGAATCGCTCAGTGCAGTCAGAGGACGATGCCCGGCAGGACGCCATCCCCGACGTG GAGGTCAGTCGGAAGGTATACAAGGGGATGCTAGACCTGCTCAAGTGCACGGTGCTCAGCCTGGAGCAGTCCTACGCCCACGCGGGTCTGGGGGGTATGGCCAGCATCTTTGGGCTTCTGGAGATTGCCCAGACCCACTACTATAGCAAAG AACCAGACAAGCGGAAGAAAAGTCCAACAGAGAGTGTAAATACCCCAGTCGGCAAGGATCCTGGCCTGTCCGGGCGGGGGGACCCAAAGGCCATGGCACAGCTGAGAGTTCCCCAGCTGGGACCTCGGGCACCAAGTGCTGCAGGAAAGGGTCCCAGAGAACTAGACACCAGaagtttaaaggaagaaaattttgtaGCATCTGTTG AATTGTGGAACAAGCACCAGGAAGTGAAAAAGCAAAAAGCTTTGGAAAAACAGA GGCCCGAAGTCATCAAATCCGTCTTtgagacagaggagaaaaagtCCCAGATCAGTGCGGACAGTGGCGTGAGCCTGACATCTGGTTCCCAG AGGACTGATCCAGACTCTGTCATTGGTGTGAGTCCAGCCGTTATGATCCGAAGCTCAAGTCAGGACTCTGAA gtGAGTAATAGCTCTGGAGAGACCCTTGGAGCAGACAGTGACCTGAGCAGCAACGCGGGTGATGGTCCAGGCGGTGAGGGCAGCGCCCACTTGGCCAGCTCTCGGGGCACCTTGTCTGATAGTGAAATTGAGACCAACTCTGCTACCAGCACCATCTTT GGGAAAGCCCACAGCTTGAAGCCAAGTGTCAAGGAGAAGCTGGTGGGCAGCCCAGTTCGCTCGTCTGAGGATGTAAGCCAGCGAGTCTATCTCTACGAGGGACTCCTAG GAAGGGACAAAGGATCGATGTGGGACCAGTTAGAGGATGCGGCTATGGAGACCTTTTCTATAA GCAAAGAACGTTCTACTTTATGGGACCAAATGCAGTTCTGGGAAGACGCGTTCTTAGATGCTGTGATgttggagagagaaggaatgggtATGGACCAGGGTCCCCAGGAAATGATCGACAG GTACCTGTCCCTGGGAGAGCATGACCGGAAGCGCCTGGAGGATGATGAAGATCGTTTGTTGGCCACGCTTTTGCACAACCTCATCTCTTACATGCTACTGATGAAG GTAAATAAGAATGACATCCGAAAGAAGGTGAGGCGCCTAATGGGCAAGTCGCATATTGGGCTTGTGTACAGCCAGCAAATCAACGAAGTGCTTGATCAGCTGGCGAACCTG AATGGACGTGATCTCGCTATCCGGTCCAGTGGCAGCCGGCACATGAAGAAGCAAACATTTGTGGTACATGCAGGGACAGACACAAATGGAGATATCTTCTTCATGGAG GTGTGTGATGACTGCGTGGTCCTGCGGAGTAACATCGGGACGGTGTACGAACGCTGGTGGTACGAGAAGCTCATCAACATGACCTACTGCCCCAAGACCAAGGTGCTGTGCCTGTGGCGCAGAAATGGCTCTGAGACTCAGCTCAACAAGTTCTATACCAAGAAG TGTCGGGAACTGTACTACTGCGTGAAGGACAGCATGGAGAGAGCCGCGGCCCGACAGCAGAGCATCAAACCCG GCCCTGAACTGGGTGGCGAGTTCCCTGTGCAGGACATGAAGACTGGTGAGGGCGGCTTGCTGCAGGTCACCCTAGAAGGGATCAATCTCAAGTTCATGCACAGCCAG
- the LOC132008225 gene encoding MAP kinase-activating death domain protein isoform X29 codes for MVQKKKLCPRLLDYLVIVGARHPSSDSVAQTPELLRRYPLEDHSEFPLPPDVVFFCQPEGCLSVRQRRMSLRDDTSFVFTLTDKDTGVTRYGICVNFYRSFQKRMPKEKGEGGAGSRGKEGPRATCASEEVGTETSETGLSLQPPSADPAPDVNQSPRVKPRAKAGSRSRNSTLTSLCVLSHYPFFSTFRECLYTLKRLVDCCSERLLGKKLGIPRGIQRDTMWRIFTGSLLVEEKSSALLHDLREIEAWIYRLLRSPVPVSGQKRVDIEVLPQELQQALTFALPDPSRFTLVDFPLHLPLELLGVDACLQVLTCILLEHKVVLQSRDYNALSMSVMAFVAMIYPLEYMFPVIPLLPTCMASAEQLLLAPTPYIIGVPASFFLYKLDFKMPDDVWLVDLDSNRVIAPTNAEVLPTLPEPESLELKKHLKQALASMSLNTQPILNLEKFHEGQEIPLLLGRPSNDLQSTPSTEFNPLIYGNDVDSVDVATRVAMVRFFNSPNVLQGFQMHTRTLRLFPRPVVAFQAGSFLASRPRQTPFAEKLARTQAVEYFGEWILNPTNYAFQRIHNNMFDPALIGDKPKWYAHQLQPIHYRVYDSNSQLAEALSVPPERDSDSEPTDDSGSDSMDYDDSSSSYSSLGDFVSEMMKCDINGDTPNVDPLTHAALGDASEVKIDELQNQKESEEVGPESKNSQENPPLRSSSSITASSSPSTVIHGANAEPADSTEVDDKAAVGVSKPLSAVPSSMGKSNTDRHQTEIGEGAQKLLRPNSLKLASDSEAESDSRASSPTSTISNNSTEGFGGIMSFASSLYRNHSTSFSLSNLTLPTKGAREKTTPFPSLKVFGLNTLMEIVTEAGPGSGEGNRRALVDQKSSVIKHSPTVKREPPSPQGRSSNSSENQQFLKEVVHSVLDGQGVGWLNMKKVRRLLESEQLRVFVLSKLNRSVQSEDDARQDAIPDVEVSRKVYKGMLDLLKCTVLSLEQSYAHAGLGGMASIFGLLEIAQTHYYSKEPDKRKKSPTESVNTPVGKDPGLSGRGDPKAMAQLRVPQLGPRAPSAAGKGPRELDTRSLKEENFVASVGPEVIKSVFETEEKKSQISADSGVSLTSGSQRTDPDSVIGVSPAVMIRSSSQDSEVSNSSGETLGADSDLSSNAGDGPGGEGSAHLASSRGTLSDSEIETNSATSTIFGKAHSLKPSVKEKLVGSPVRSSEDVSQRVYLYEGLLGKERSTLWDQMQFWEDAFLDAVMLEREGMGMDQGPQEMIDRYLSLGEHDRKRLEDDEDRLLATLLHNLISYMLLMKVNKNDIRKKVRRLMGKSHIGLVYSQQINEVLDQLANLNGRDLAIRSSGSRHMKKQTFVVHAGTDTNGDIFFMEVCDDCVVLRSNIGTVYERWWYEKLINMTYCPKTKVLCLWRRNGSETQLNKFYTKKCRELYYCVKDSMERAAARQQSIKPGPELGGEFPVQDMKTGEGGLLQVTLEGINLKFMHSQVFIELNHIKKCNTVRGVFVLEEFVPEIKEVVSHKYKTPMAHEICYSVLCLFSYVAAVRSREEDLRTPPRPVSS; via the exons ATGGTGCAAAAGAAGAAGCTCTGTCCTCGGTTACTTGATTATCTAGTGATCGTAGGGGCCAG GCACCCGAGCAGTGATAGTGTGGCCCAGACTCCTGAATTACTACGGCGGTACCCCTTGGAGGACCACTCCGAGTTTCCCCTGCCCCCAGATGTAGTGTTCTTCTGCCAGCCTGAGGGCTGTCTGAGTGTGCGTCAGCGGCGCATGAGTCTGCGGGATGACACTTCTTTCGTCTTCACCCTCACTGACAAGGACACTGGAGTCACTCGTTATGGCATCTGTGTTAACTTCTACCGCTCCTTCCAGAAGCGTATGCctaaagaaaagggggaaggTGGGGCAGGGTCACGTGGGAAGGAAGGACCCCGTGCCACTTGTGCATCAGAAGAGGTTGGCACTGAGACCTCAGAGACCGGCCTGTCCTTGCAACCCCCCAGTGCTGACCCCGCCCCCGATGTGAATCAGTCTCCTCGGGTCAAACCCCGGGCCAAGGCAGGGAGCCGTTCACGCAATAGTACTCTGACATCCCTGTGTGTGCTCAGCCACTATCCCTTCTTCTCCACCTTCCGAGAATGTCTGTACACCCTCAAACGTCTTGTGGACTGCTGCAGCGAGCGGCTGCTGGGCAAGAAACTGGGCATCCCTCGAGGCATACAAAG GGACACTATGTGGCGCATCTTTACTGGATCATTGCTAGTGGAGGAGAAGTCAAGTGCCCTTCTTCATGACCTTCGAGAGATTGAGGCCTGGATCTATCGATTGCTTCGTTCCCCAGTGCCCGTCTCTGGGCAGAAGCGAGTAGACATTGAGGTCCTACCCCAGGAGCTCCAACAAGCTCTGACCTTTGCTCTTCCAGACCCTTCTCGATTCACCCTGGTGGATTTCCCACTGCACCTTCCCTTGGAACTTCTGGGTGTGGATGCCTGTCTTCAGGTGCTAACCTGCATCCTCTTAGAGCACAAG GTGGTGCTACAGTCCCGAGACTACAATGCCCTCTCCATGTCTGTGATGGCATTTGTGGCGATGATCTACCCACTGGAGTATATGTTTCCTGTAATCCCACTGCTGCCCACCTGCATGGCATCGGCAGAACAG CTGCTGTTGGCTCCAACTCCATACATCATCGGGGTCCCTGCCAGCTTCTTCCTCTACAAGCTGGACTTCAAAATGCCTGATGACGTATGGCTGGTGGATCTGGACAGCAATAGG GTGATTGCCCCCACCAATGCAGAGGTGCTCCCAACCCTGCCAGAGCCAGAATCATTAGAGCTGAAGAAGCATCTGAAGCAG GCCCTTGCCAGCATGAGTCTCAACACCCAGCCCATCCTCAATCTGGAAAAATTCCACGAAGGCCAAGAGATCCCCCTTCTCTTGGGAAGGCCTTCTAACGACCTGCAGTCCACACCTTCCACTGAATTCAACCCACTCATCTATGGCAATGATGTGGATTCTGTGGATGTTGCAACGAG AGTGGCCATGGTCCGTTTCTTCAACTCCCCCAACGTGCTGCAGGGCTTCCAGATGCACACACGTACCCTGCGTCTCTTCCCTCGGCCCGTGGTAGCTTTTCAAGCTGGCTCCTTTCTAGCCTCACGTCCCCGGCAGACTCCTTTTGCAGAGAAGCTGGCCAGAACTCAGGCCGTGGAGTACTTCGGAGAATGGATCCTGAACCCCACCAACTACGCCTTCCAGCGAATCCACAACA ACATGTTTGATCCAGCCCTGATTGGTGACAAGCCGAAGTGGTATGCCCATCAGCTACAGCCCATCCATTATCGAGTCTATGATAGCAACTCCCAGCTGGCCGAGGCACTGAGCGTGCCCCCAGAGCGCGactctgactctgagcccactGATGACAG TGGCAGCGATAGTATGGATTATGATGACTCAAGCTCTTCTTACTCCTCCCTTGGTGACTTTGTCAGTGAAATGATGAAGTGTGACATCAATGGTGATACTCCCA ATGTGGATCCGTTGACGCATGCAGCGCTGGGGGATGCCAGCGAGGTGAAGATCGATGAGCTGCAGAACCAGAAGGAATCTGAGGAAGTGGGCCCGGAAAGCAAGAACTCTCAGGAAAACCCGCCGCTGCGCTCCAGCTCCAGCATCACCGCCAGCAGTAGCCCCAGCACCGTCATCCATGGAGCTAATGCT GAACCTGCCGATTCAACGGAGGTGGACGATAAGGCAGCAGTAGGCGTCTCCAAGCCCCTCTCTGCCGTGCCTTCCAGCATGGGCAAATCGAACACGGACAGGCACCAGACAGAAATCGGAGAGGG GGCTCAAAAGCTGCTGCGGCCCAACAGCTTGAAACTGGCAAGCGACTCTGAGGCAGAGTCCGACTCTCGCGCAAGTTCACCCACCTCCACCATCTCCAACAACAGCACCGAGGGCTTCGGGGGCATCATGTCTTTTGCCA GCAGCCTATATCGAAACCACAGTACGAGCTTCAGTCTTTCAAACCTCACACTGCCCACCAAAGGTGCGCGAGAGAAGACCACACCCTTCCCCAGTCTGAAAG TATTTGGGCTAAATACTCTAATGGAGATTGTTACTGAAGCCGGCCCCGGGAGTGGTGAAG GAAACAGGAGGGCCTTAGTGGACCAGAAGTCATCTGTTATTAAACACAGCCCAACAGTGAAAAGAGAGCCTCCATCACCTCAGGGTCGATCCAGCAATTCTAG TGAGAACCAGCAGTTCCTGAAGGAGGTGGTCCACAGCGTGCTGGATGGCCAGGGCGTTGGCTGGCTCAACATGAAAAAGGTGCGTCGGCTACTGGAGAGCGAGCAGCTGCGAGTCTTTGTCCTGAGCAAGCTGAATCGCTCAGTGCAGTCAGAGGACGATGCCCGGCAGGACGCCATCCCCGACGTG GAGGTCAGTCGGAAGGTATACAAGGGGATGCTAGACCTGCTCAAGTGCACGGTGCTCAGCCTGGAGCAGTCCTACGCCCACGCGGGTCTGGGGGGTATGGCCAGCATCTTTGGGCTTCTGGAGATTGCCCAGACCCACTACTATAGCAAAG AACCAGACAAGCGGAAGAAAAGTCCAACAGAGAGTGTAAATACCCCAGTCGGCAAGGATCCTGGCCTGTCCGGGCGGGGGGACCCAAAGGCCATGGCACAGCTGAGAGTTCCCCAGCTGGGACCTCGGGCACCAAGTGCTGCAGGAAAGGGTCCCAGAGAACTAGACACCAGaagtttaaaggaagaaaattttgtaGCATCTGTTG GGCCCGAAGTCATCAAATCCGTCTTtgagacagaggagaaaaagtCCCAGATCAGTGCGGACAGTGGCGTGAGCCTGACATCTGGTTCCCAG AGGACTGATCCAGACTCTGTCATTGGTGTGAGTCCAGCCGTTATGATCCGAAGCTCAAGTCAGGACTCTGAA gtGAGTAATAGCTCTGGAGAGACCCTTGGAGCAGACAGTGACCTGAGCAGCAACGCGGGTGATGGTCCAGGCGGTGAGGGCAGCGCCCACTTGGCCAGCTCTCGGGGCACCTTGTCTGATAGTGAAATTGAGACCAACTCTGCTACCAGCACCATCTTT GGGAAAGCCCACAGCTTGAAGCCAAGTGTCAAGGAGAAGCTGGTGGGCAGCCCAGTTCGCTCGTCTGAGGATGTAAGCCAGCGAGTCTATCTCTACGAGGGACTCCTAG GCAAAGAACGTTCTACTTTATGGGACCAAATGCAGTTCTGGGAAGACGCGTTCTTAGATGCTGTGATgttggagagagaaggaatgggtATGGACCAGGGTCCCCAGGAAATGATCGACAG GTACCTGTCCCTGGGAGAGCATGACCGGAAGCGCCTGGAGGATGATGAAGATCGTTTGTTGGCCACGCTTTTGCACAACCTCATCTCTTACATGCTACTGATGAAG GTAAATAAGAATGACATCCGAAAGAAGGTGAGGCGCCTAATGGGCAAGTCGCATATTGGGCTTGTGTACAGCCAGCAAATCAACGAAGTGCTTGATCAGCTGGCGAACCTG AATGGACGTGATCTCGCTATCCGGTCCAGTGGCAGCCGGCACATGAAGAAGCAAACATTTGTGGTACATGCAGGGACAGACACAAATGGAGATATCTTCTTCATGGAG GTGTGTGATGACTGCGTGGTCCTGCGGAGTAACATCGGGACGGTGTACGAACGCTGGTGGTACGAGAAGCTCATCAACATGACCTACTGCCCCAAGACCAAGGTGCTGTGCCTGTGGCGCAGAAATGGCTCTGAGACTCAGCTCAACAAGTTCTATACCAAGAAG TGTCGGGAACTGTACTACTGCGTGAAGGACAGCATGGAGAGAGCCGCGGCCCGACAGCAGAGCATCAAACCCG GCCCTGAACTGGGTGGCGAGTTCCCTGTGCAGGACATGAAGACTGGTGAGGGCGGCTTGCTGCAGGTCACCCTAGAAGGGATCAATCTCAAGTTCATGCACAGCCAG